Proteins from one Apis cerana isolate GH-2021 linkage group LG11, AcerK_1.0, whole genome shotgun sequence genomic window:
- the LOC107997718 gene encoding UDP-glucosyltransferase 2: MILKKSSDQETRIILQLQSLLVCENKKMRYQKVLLFFLILVFSTHINDAYRILCLFPYNGKSHFIMFEALCKGLANKGHQIDMISHFPLKKSIPNYTDIIDLSGTRKPIVSSFTIDFAKILDRSLVYYMATDFGTSLCYLMGNEKMQKFIKNPPNDPPYDLIITEYFASPCYLGFGHLLNAPVAIAISFLEMPYIDNFMGSPLNYGFFSGHYNDYPVVDTFLDRLWNFIVNYKEEQKFYYYTSDQTDIMRKYLGLPNLPDIRELERNVSLAIVNSHHSYHGIRAVTPAIVEVGGIHIVESDQKVNPELKKWLDSANHGLVYFSMGSILAIEEMSKEIILTFYQSFAKISPIKVLIRCANSTKLPPGLPSNAMTFPWIPQIAVLRHKNTRVFITHGGFGGTQEAIYYGVPMIGIPVFSDQKKNIYALVQKNMAVAVDIDNINEDVINTALDAVLHDPKYRESAKKISKMFKDRPMSAMDTAIYWIEYVIRNGPQSLRSHAVNLPWWKLYLIDVFTFLIACFILTIYFLVTLLKILFGHFFKIGIRTKRKMN; this comes from the exons atgattctcAAGAAGTCAAGTGATCAAGAAACAAGGATTATTCTACAGTTACAATCTTTACTTGT atgtgaaaataagaaaatgagaTACCAGAAAgtgttattgttttttttaatactggTTTTTTCCACACATATAAACGATGCCTATAGAATTCTGTGTCTCTTCCCGTACAACGGAAAAAGTCATTTTATAATGTTCGAGGCCCTGTGCAAAGGACTAGCGAATAAAGGACATCAAATCGACATGATCAGTCATTTTCCATTGAAGAAATCGATTCCTAATTACAcggatattattgatttaagtGGAACGAGGAAACCAATAGTGAGCAGTTTCACCATTGATTTTGCCAAGATATTAGATCGATCACTCGTGTATTATATGGCTACAGATTTTGGCACTTCTTTATGTTACTTAATGGGCAACGAAAAGAtgcaaaaattcattaaaaatccaCCCAACGATCCACCTTACGATTTGATAATTACAGAg tattttGCCTCACCGTGTTATTTGGGATTTGGTCATTTGTTGAACGCGCCAGTGGCCATTGCAATATCGTTTCTGGAAATGCCCTATATCGACAATTTTATGGGAAGTCCATTGAATTATGGCTTCTTTTCGGGACACTATAACGATTATCCTGTAGTGGATACGTTCCTCGATCGTCTGTGGAATTTCATCGTTAATTACAAGGAAGagcaaaaattttactattacaCGAGCGATCAAACCGatataatgagaaaatatCTAGGTTTACCGAATTTACCAGATATCAGAGAATTGGAAAGAAACGTGAGCCTGGCTATAGTGAACTCACATCACAGTTATCACGGGATCAGAGCAGTGACGCCAGCTATCGTAGAAGTTGGTGGAATACACATAGTTGAATCCGATCAAAAAGTAAATCCG GAATTGAAGAAATGGTTGGATTCAGCAAATCATGGATTGGTGTATTTCTCAATGGGCTCCATATTGGCCATCGAAGAGATGTCAAAAGAGATAATATTAACCTTTTATCAATCTTTCGCGAAAATATCACCAATAAAAGTGTTGATAAGATGTGCCAATTCAACCAAGTTACCTCCTGGTCTACCCAGTAACGCGATGACGTTCCCTTGGATCCCTCAGATTGCTGTTTTAA GACATAAAAATACGCGAGTATTCATAACGCATGGAGGCTTTGGAGGAACTCAGGAAGCCATTTATTATGGAGTCCCTATGATAGGAATACCTGTATTCTCTgaccaaaaaaagaatatctatGCCTTGGTCCAGAAGAATATGGCTGTTGCAGTAGATATCGACAACATCAACGAGGATGTCATAAATACTGCTTTAGATGCTGTTTTACATGATCCTAAATATag agaatccgcgaagaaaatatcaaaaatgttcAAAGATCGGCCAATGAGCGCGATGGATACCGCCATTTATTGGATCGAGTATGTGATAAGAAATGGGCCGCAAAGTTTGAGATCGCACGCGGTGAATCTACCCTGGTGGAAATTATATCTGATCGATGTTTTCACCTTCTTAATCGCGTGTTTCATCCtaacgatttattttcttgtgacacttttgaaaattttatttggacatttctttaaaatcggaattcgaacgaaaaggaaaatgaactga
- the LOC107997719 gene encoding UDP-glucosyltransferase 2-like — protein MKLLSIIFLCAILSACYGYRILGVFPFHGKSHFMMFERLMKILAKKGHQVDVISTFPLKKPYPNYTDLVVLPVSSSWINNLTFHEIQNMFSVSATFVVGHMAGNMICEFLKHPKIQELIHNPPKNPPYDAIILEIFGAHCFGIIADILKVPMIGVSSSVLYPWSYDYIACPHNLAYVPHNLLFYTQNMNFWQRMYNFLDNLYLIWTFNKVTVKQTEIMRKYVKPDAPDIRDVERNMSIILVNSHISTNGIKNLNPALIEVGGLHVHDDETILLPPSLEKWMNESEHGFIYFSFGSMVMIESFPIETLQIFYNSMRKIAPVRVLMKIAKSDKLPPGLPENVYILPWIPQVKVLKHPNIKAFITHGGLMGSQEAIHYGVPMIGIPLFADQFININNYVRLNIAIKLKLISLTQEEMDHALNEILNNPKYKKAIKELSKKFLDRPMSSADTAIYWIEYIIKYGSTVLRSPAMDLTWWQIELLDVCGFLLIAALVVLYFLTLGLQFIYRLVNSNFIVPQKKKIS, from the exons ATGAAATTAttgtcaataatatttctttgcgCGATACTATCGGCATGTTACGGATACCGGATATTAGGAGTGTTTCCTTTCCACGGAAAGAGCCATTTCATGATGTTCGAACGGCTGATGAAGATTCTGGCCAAAAAGGGCCATCAAGTTGACGTGATCTCCACGTTCCCCTTGAAGAAACCGTATCCGAATTATACAGATCTTGTTGTGCTCCCCGTATCTTCGTCATGGATAAACAATTTAACTTTTCACGAGATACAAAACATGTTCAGTGTATCAGCTACATTTGTTGTGGGACATATGGCAGGAAATATGATTTgcgaatttttgaaacatccGAAGATACAGGAGTTAATACACAATCCGCCTAAAAACCCGCCTTACGACGCGATCATCTTGGAG ATATTCGGTGCACACTGTTTCGGTATAATAGCCGACATTCTGAAAGTACCGATGATAGGAGTGAGCAGCTCTGTGCTCTATCCATGGTCCTACGATTACATCGCGTGCCCTCACAATCTTGCATACGTGCCGCACAATTTGCTTTTCTATACCCAGAATATGAATTTCTGGCAGAGGATGTACAATTTTTTGGACAATCTTTACTTGATATGGACGTTCAACAAGGTGACGGTTAAGCAAACGGAAATTATGAGGAAATACGTTAAACCCGATGCGCCAGATATCAGAGATGTGGAGAGGAATATGTCGATAATCTTAGTGAATTCGCATATATCGACAAACGGTATCAAAAACTTGAATCCGGCACTCATCGAAGTCGGAGGATTGCACGTACACGATGacgaaacaatattattaccaCCT agTCTGGAAAAATGGATGAACGAGAGCGAACACGGATTTATCTATTTCTCGTTCGGCTCGATGGTGATGATCGAATCATTCCCGATCGAAACCCttcaaatcttttataattctatgagGAAAATAGCGCCTGTTCGTGTGTTGATGAAAATAGCAAAATCGGACAAACTTCCGCCTGGTTTGCCGGAAAATGTCTATATTTTACCGTGGATACCGCAAGTCAAAGTTCTCA AGCATCCGAATATAAAAGCATTCATCACGCATGGAGGTCTTATGGGAAGCCAAGAAGCTATTCATTACGGAGTCCCAATGATCGGTATACCTTTGTTTGccgatcaatttataaatattaataactacGTTCGATTGAACAtcgcaataaaattaaaacttattagtCTAACTCAAGAAGAAATGGATCACGccttgaatgaaattttaaataatcctaAATACAA AAAAGCGATAAAAGAACTTTCGAAGAAGTTTTTAGATCGACCGATGAGTTCTGCGGATACTGCAATCTATTGGatcgaatatattatcaaatatggATCAACTGTGCTCAGATCACCTGCAATGGATTTAACGTGGTggcaaatagaattattagacGTTTGCGGATTCCTCCTGATAGCAGCGTTAGTAGTACTTTATTTTCTGACGTTAGGATTACAATTCATATATCGTTTAGTGAATTCGAATTTCATCGTgccacaaaagaaaaaaatatcttaa
- the LOC107997717 gene encoding UDP-glucosyltransferase 2: protein MRLLLSICLVILTCGWCDGLRILALFPITGKSHWIMEERLMIKLAERGHHVDIYTHFPTKNPPKNYNQYSLEGSLEIAVNNITMDNVTNFEKANLAMLSYMTGDQLCDLMKHPHFQELIKNPPKEPYDLIATELFMSPCYLVFGTYLKAPVVGMITSSFIDWINHRVGNPINLAITPGLFTSFTERMTFWERLQNTFITNMIMMETDYYVNKQKTYVKQYMDIDIEIPELYKNLALILVNSHHSVTGVTTKTTGVIEVGGLHVKENGDPLTPEMEKWLNESTHGCVYFTFGSMVRIETFHKSLLETFYKVFKRIAPVRVMMKVAKKEDLLPGLPENVMIQPWYPQISVLKHKNLKAFITHGGLMGTQEAIYFGIPVIGIPLFGDQKLNLQNMARKNVGVNLGSFNNVTEENLYNALKSVLDDKKYKSNMQKLSELFKDRPMTALDTAVYWVEYVARHGHILQSSAIDLNMFQQSLLDVYGFMALSVVTVLYLVIFLIRKTKDFVFEHKSCPFEKNQSEEEESKKIK from the exons ATGAGATTGCTATTATCCATTTGTCTGGTGATATTAACGTGTGGTTGGTGCGATGGTTTGCGAATTCTTGCCCTATTTCCAATAACCGGAAAAAGCCACTGGATAATGGAGGAACGGCTGATGATAAAATTGGCGGAACGTGGTCATCACGTGGACATTTACACTCACTTCCCCACGAAAAATCCACCAAAGAATTACAATCAATATTCATTGGAGGGATCGTTAGAAATCGCGGTGAATAACATTACCATGGATAATGTAACGAACTTTGAAAAAGCGAATTTGGCAATGTTGAGCTATATGACGGGTGATCAATTGTGCGATCTAATGAAACATCCTCACTTTCAAGAACTGATAAAAAATCCTCCTAAGGAACCATACGATCTTATCGCGACGGAG TTGTTCATGTCACCGTGCTATTTGGTATTCGGCACTTATCTAAAAGCACCCGTGGTTGGTATGATCACTTCCAGTTTCATAGATTGGATAAACCACAGAGTGGGAAATCCGATAAATTTAGCCATCACGCCCGGTTTATTCACTTCATTCACGGAACGGATGACTTTCTGGGAAAGATTGCAGAATACCTTCATAACCAACATGATCATGATGGAAACTGACTATTATGTAAACAAGCAAAAAACTTACGTGAAACAATATATGGATATAGACATAGAGATACCTGAACTGTACAAAAATCTGGCGCTCATCCTTGTCAACTCTCATCACAGTGTAACAGGTGTCACTACTAAGACTACTGGAGTCATCGAGGTTGGAGGATTACACGTCAAAGAGAACGGAGATCCTTTGACACCG gaaatggaaaaatggttGAACGAAAGTACGCACGGTTGCGTGTATTTCACGTTCGGCTCGATGGTGAGGATCGAGACATTCCATAAATCCCTCCTGGAAACATTCTACAAAGTTTTCAAGAGGATCGCGCCTGTTCGAGTAATGATGAAAGTCGCGAAAAAGGAAGATCTACTTCCTGGACTGCCAGAGAACGTGATGATACAACCTTGGTACCCTCAAATATCCGTTCTCA aaCACAAAAATCTGAAAGCGTTTATCACGCATGGAGGACTAATGGGAACGCAAGAAGCGATCTACTTCGGAATCCCAGTGATTGGAATCCCACTTTTCGGCGATCAAAAGTTGAATCTTCAAAACATGGCTAGGAAAAATGTAGGTGTGAATCTTGGCTCGTTCAATAATGTCACGGAAGAGAACTTGTACAATGCACTTAAAAGTGTTCTGgacgataaaaaatacaa ATCGAATATGCAAAAATTGTCGGAACTATTCAAGGACAGACCAATGACCGCCCTTGACACTGCCGTTTATTGGGTAGAATACGTGGCGAGACATGGACACATCCTACAGTCATCGGCCATAGACCTCAACATGTTTCAACAGAGTCTTTTAGACGTTTATGGATTCATGGCTCTGAGTGTGGTGACAGTTCTCTATCTTGTCATTTTCTTGATACGAAAAACGAAGGACTTTGTATTCGAACATAAATCTTgtcctttcgaaaaaaatcaatccgaagaagaagaatcgaaaaagataaagtga